In the Paenibacillus sp. FSL R7-0337 genome, TGAACGAGGTGCTGAGCGACCGGCAGATTATTGCGGCAAGGGCTGTCGGGGTGCGCACGCTTCCTCAGCTGTTGGCCGCGCCGCTGGAGTCTGTAACCATAGAAGCAGAGAAGCTGGGAATTGTTCCAGGCATGTCCGGTGCAGAGGCCTTGCTGCTAATGATGTAAGGCGCATAGCGATGTGCAGTCAGCCAAGGGACTTCCCAGTCCTTTGGCTGACTTTATTCTGTCTTTGAACCGTATTATTTAGCATAACCAGCGACTGCTTGGTTCATCCTACGGGGTAGGACAGAAACTTGCATCTGGCGGCGGGGATGAGGGCATGTCCGGGTTCAAGCTTGTTTCGCCCTCCAGGCAGAAGGGTAAATGAAGAATAGACAACTGCAAGGCCGGATAATGGACAAGCAGCCGGCTAAATTAAAGTGGATAAGGAAGGGATCATCTCATGGCTAAAGCATCAAATAAAGTGAACACTGCTTCATTGGAACAGGTACTGAACCGTCAGGTTGCCAACTTGAACGTATTGTATGTGAAAGTTCATAACTATCACTGGTATGTGAAGGGTGAGCAGTTCTTCGCCTTGCATGTGAAGTTCGAAGAGCTGTACGATGATATTACACTCAAAATGGATGAGGTGGCTGAGCGCCTGCTGAGCATCAAAGGCAGCCCTGCAGCAACTATGAAAGAATATCTGGAACTGGCTACCATTCAGGAAGCCACAGGCAAAGAAGATGCCCGCGGTATGGTTCAGGCGCTGATCGAAGATTTCGCTACAGTGGCTGAAGAACTGACAGAAGGCATTGAGCTGGCAGAAGAAATCAGCGACCAGCCGACAGCAGACCTGTTCATCAAGATCCGCACGGATCTGGAGAAGAACCAGTGGATGCTGCGCGCTTTCCTGGGCTGATTGCCAGGCAGGCGTCCAGAATGAAGAAGACGAAGGCAAGCCTCCCGCGGGAGGCTTATTTTTTTGATAGTGTGGTTATTTTGGACTATGATCAATTATTGTTTGGACGAATTTCAGGGAAGCCTGCAGCTCCGGCTCGGTGAAGGAGTTCATGCTCTCGAGAAATTTCTGTTCAAGGTGCTCATGCATCTTGGCGTGGATGTCAAAGAGCTGTCTGCCTTTAGGGGAAAGGCTGAAGTATACCTCTTTCTTGTTGTCGTTCATCCGGCTTCGCTTGATGCAGCCATCCTGCAGGAGCTTGGTGCTGATTTTGGTGATGCTCGCCTTGGACAGCTTCATTTTGTCCGCGATTGCAGTGCTGTTAATCGGTTCGTTATTGCCGATACAATCGAGGACATGAATGCTGGTTAGACTGGTTGATGAGAACGTAATCCCGTGCTCCTGCAGGAGTTCAGCCAAAGTATTCTCTTCAGCGGCAATATATTCCTCTGATAAATGGGATAAATGGATAAAACGGTCATACAGCAGGCGCTTAAGTCCTTCGGCTGGATACATGGGGCCAGGCCACTCCTTCTTGTAACTTGTATTTACTAAATCCATTCTAATTCATTATTATTCACTAGTAAACTAATTATTTAACGGATTTATCGTTTAAAATAATGGATTGACATTCCACATATTTGAAAATATAGTTTACTGATAAATTATTTTTATGCCAAAGCTATATTTGGGGAGGAATGAGAGTGAAGAATGTATCCGGAACCATAAGAGAACGGCGGACGATTAGGAGATTCAGCGATATGCCAGTTGAGCAGGAAACTATTGTATCTGTGCTGAATGAAGCCGCCGGTCTATACGAGGCCGAGGGAACACCTCATTGGCGCTGTCTTTATGCCGGAACCCCCGAGTCCCGGGATGAACTGGCAGAATGTATGATCGCGAAGGTTAAGGGAAGCACTCTTGCCAAGCTCCTTCCTTCCAAAATGACCGTTCTTCTGAAGAAGCAAATAATGAATACGCCGGCCCACATCCTCTTCATTGCTGAAGCCGCTGAAACGCAGCAGCAGCGGGATGTGAATTATGCCGCGGTCTGCAGCATCATGCAGAACGTTCAGCTGCTTGGCTGGGAGCAGGGACTTGGTATGCTGTGGTACACAGATCCCATAATTCTCAGCGAGTCTTTATATAAAAAAATTGGTTTGCGTGAGGGAGAACGGTTTGCCGGAATTCTGGAAATCGGCTATTTTGACAAAGCACCGAAGGGGCGGAAAAGAACGCCGGCTGAGCGAAGCTGGACTATCATTGGTGAGGAGGGCAGCTTGCTTGCAGATTCCACTCTGCCTGCTCCACAAAGCGTACAGAAGCTGCTGAACGAAGCGGTCTGGGCACCGAATGACGGCCTGAGGGAACCGTGGAGGTTCGTCTACGTAACCGGCGGCGAGGTTGCCCGTCAACTCAGCTCTGCAGAGGAGCAAGCCCTGCTGCCCTTGCTGCTGGTTGTAGCCACAGAAGAAGCCGATCCTCATAAGCAGCAGGAGGATTATGCCGCAGTCTGCTGTCTCGTTCAGAATTTTCAGCTTCTGGCCAAATCTGAAGCGTGGCGGGTACGCCGCCACATTCCGGAATGGGTGTATGAACGGGAACGGTGTAAGGCACTTGGACTTCGCCCGCTGGAGCGGATCGTTGCTGTGCTGGAACTGGGCGGGGACAAAAGCGGCCCAGAATCCAGAGCTTTGCCTCCAGAAGTAAGAATAGAGCTGAATTCATTTGTAAAAACCGGACCTTTGTAATAAAATTAGTGAGAATCATTGATAATCATCCTGATTCACTTTATAATAATTACAATGTGATAAAAAATCTAAATGCTTGTAATCAGGGTTAACCTGTGACAATACAACTTTCTGATTTCGCAAATCGATCAATGGAGGGAATAATTATTATGGCAGCAGAATTTGTCATTGAGGGACTGAAAGCGACGATTGAAGGAAAAGAAATTCTGAAGGGAATCAATCTTCAGATGAAGGGCGGAGAAATTCACGCCGTGATGGGACCGAACGGTACGGGTAAAAGTACGCTGGCTTCGGCGCTGATGGGACACCCTAAGTATGAAGTCACAGAAGGCACCGCTGTACTTGAAGGGGAAGACCTCCTGGAGATGGCAGTGGACGAACGTGCCCGTGCCGGATTATTCCTCGGGATGCAATATCCGAGTGAAATCAGCGGAGTGACCAACTCCGACTTCCTGCGCAGTGCGATTAACTCCCGCCGTGAAGAGGGCAGTGAGATCTCTCTAATCCGTTTCATCCGGCTGATGGAAGCCAAGATGAAGGAGCTGGATATGAATCCTGAGTTCCTGCACCGTTACCTGAACGAGGGCTTCTCCGGCGGGGAGAAGAAGCGTAACGAGATTCTGCAAATGATGATGCTGGACCCCAAAATCGTCATCCTTGACGAAATTGACTCCGGCCTGGATATAGATGCACTCAAAATAGTTGCTGACGGTGTGAACTCTATGCGCAGTCCGGAACGCGCATTCCTGGTTATTACCCACTATCAGCGTTTGCTTAATTACATCAAGCCTGACTATGTGCATGTCATGATGCAGGGACGGATTGTCAAATCCGGCGGTCCTGAGCTGGCACAGAGACTGGAAGCAGAAGGTTATGAATGGATCAAGGAAGAGCTCGGCATCGAAGACGAAACTGTAGGACAAGAAGCTTAGAAACGCTGGAAGGAGGAAACCACTTATGACGACGCAAACCATTCTTCCCGTGGACGCCCAGCAGCTCAGCGCACAGTCGCAGAGCAGCGGTGAACCGGGCTGGCTGAAGGACGGCCGCTTGAAGGCTCTGGAGCTTGCCGCTGAGCTTGAGCTGCCGAAGCTGGAGAAGACGCGGATTGACCGCTGGAATATCAACAACTATGGGGCATACAAGCCAAGCCAGTCGCTGGCGGTACTTCAAGAGGCACCAGCCTCTATTGCCGGGCTAATTGAAGGACAAGAAGAAGGCAGCCTGATTATTCAACGGAATTCAGGGGCTGTATATGCCCGCCTAGCCCCGGAGCTGGCTGCGCAAGGGGTTATTTTCACCGATTTGCAGACTGCAGTCAGAGAGCATGGAGACCTTGTTCAGCGTTATCTGCATAAGGCAGTATTGCCTGAAGAGCACTCCATCGCCGCATTGCATGCAGCACTATGGAACGGCGGGGTATTCCTCTACGTTCCGAAGAATGTCATCCTTGAGACTCCGCTGCAGGCGGTGCTGCTCACGGATGACGCTGAAGCTGCCTTTGTACCGCATATTCTGATTGTAGCCGATTCGAATAGTTCCGTGACTTACGTAGATAACTATGTATCGGATAAGTCCGAAGCGGGTCTGCATAACGGAGCGGTTGAAGTCTTCGTCGGTGCTGGCGCTACAGTGAGATACGCTACGGTGCATCAGCTCGGCCAGGATACTACAGATATTACTTACCGCCGTGCCGTTGTGGAGAATGACGGTTCGATCGAATGGATCATCGGTGAGATGAACTATGGCGATACAGCCAGTGATACCAAATCGGTGCTTAAAGGCAACGGTTCAAGCTCAGATGCAAAGGTAATTGCTGTAGGCTCCGGCTCGCAGAAGCTGAGCTACACTACACAGGCGCAGCATTTCGGACGGAATACACCGAGTGATATGATTACCCGTGCTGTTATGCGGGATTCAGCAACCTCGATCATTAACGGAATTACGAAGATTGAGAAGGGCGCAACCAGAGCTGACGGACAGCAGACAGAGAAGGTTCTGATGCTAAGCCCTAAAGCGCGCGGAGACGCCAACCCAATTTTGCTTATAGATGAAGATGATGTTACCGCAGGCCATGCCGCTTCTGTAGGACAGGTCAATTACGAGCAAGTCTATTACCTGATGTCCCGGGGATTATCGCGTCATGATGCAGAAACACTGATCATATACGGCTTCCTTGCACCTGTTGTGTCGCAAATTCCACTGGAGGGACTGCGCAATCAGCTCCAATCTCTTGTGGAAAGGAAGTTAGGCCAATGATTAGCAGTCAGATCCGGGAGCAGTTTCCCATCCTGAACCAAGAGATTAACGGCCATCCTCTGGTCTACCTGGACAGTGCAGCCACTTCACAGAAGCCGCGCCAGGTCATTGAGGCGCTCAAGTCTTACTACGAATGGGATAATGCCAACGTACACCGCGGGGTGCATACCCTGGGGAGCCGGGCAACCGATGCGTATGAAGGCGCCCGTGAGAAGCTCAAGAACTTCATTAATGCCCGCAGCGTGAAGGAAATCATCTTCACACGCGGGACAACGACCGCGCTTAACATTGTAGCTTCCTCTTACGGTCCTTCCGTCCTGAAGGAAGGGGATGAGATTGTGATTACCCAGATGGAGCATCACAGCAATTTCATTCCCTGGCAGCAACTGGCCAAGAACACCGGGGCCACCCTGAAATTCCTTCCGCTGCAGAAGGACGGGACGATTACGCTGGAGGATGCTGAGCAGACGATTACTGCTCAGACGAAGATCGTAGCCATAGCGTATGTATCCAATGTCATGGGGGTTACCCATCCTATCAAAGAGCTTGCAGCGATTGCCCACCGGAACGGTGCAGTAATCGTTGTGGACGGGGCACAGAGCACACCTCATATGAAGGTGGATGTGCAGGACCTGGATTGTGATTTCTACGCCTTGTCCGGGCACAAGATGCTTGCGCCTACGGGTATCGGTGCTCTCTATGGCAAAAAGGCGCTGCTGGAAGCTATGGATCCGGTCGAATTCGGCGGCGAGATGATCGATGATGTCGGGCTGTATGAGTCTACCTGGAAGGAGCTGCCGTGGAAGTTCGAAGGTGGAACACCGATTATTGCGGGTGCCGTCGGATTAGGGGCAGCGATTGATTTCCTCCAGGAGGTCGGGATGGATGAGATCCACCGCCACGAAATGCAGCTGGCTGCTTATGCGGAGCAGCGCCTGTCGGAGATCAGCGATCTGACGATCTACGGTCCCCGTAACCGTCAGGTGGGGGTAGTCACCTTCAACCTGGGTGATGTCCATCCGCATGATGTAGCCACCGTGCTGGATGCGGAAGGCGTGGCTGTCCGCGCGGGGCATCATTGCTGTCAGCCGCTCATGCGCTGGCTGGAGGTCAGCTCCACCGCAAGGGCAAGCTTCTACCTGTATAATACAGAGCAGGATG is a window encoding:
- a CDS encoding DUF1805 domain-containing protein, which codes for MVTLEPMMVGNHVLVGVEVKLPKTTLLSISTDKGYIMCGALDIGLLNEVLSDRQIIAARAVGVRTLPQLLAAPLESVTIEAEKLGIVPGMSGAEALLLMM
- a CDS encoding Dps family protein, with translation MAKASNKVNTASLEQVLNRQVANLNVLYVKVHNYHWYVKGEQFFALHVKFEELYDDITLKMDEVAERLLSIKGSPAATMKEYLELATIQEATGKEDARGMVQALIEDFATVAEELTEGIELAEEISDQPTADLFIKIRTDLEKNQWMLRAFLG
- a CDS encoding MarR family transcriptional regulator, with protein sequence MYPAEGLKRLLYDRFIHLSHLSEEYIAAEENTLAELLQEHGITFSSTSLTSIHVLDCIGNNEPINSTAIADKMKLSKASITKISTKLLQDGCIKRSRMNDNKKEVYFSLSPKGRQLFDIHAKMHEHLEQKFLESMNSFTEPELQASLKFVQTIIDHSPK
- a CDS encoding nitroreductase family protein, translated to MKNVSGTIRERRTIRRFSDMPVEQETIVSVLNEAAGLYEAEGTPHWRCLYAGTPESRDELAECMIAKVKGSTLAKLLPSKMTVLLKKQIMNTPAHILFIAEAAETQQQRDVNYAAVCSIMQNVQLLGWEQGLGMLWYTDPIILSESLYKKIGLREGERFAGILEIGYFDKAPKGRKRTPAERSWTIIGEEGSLLADSTLPAPQSVQKLLNEAVWAPNDGLREPWRFVYVTGGEVARQLSSAEEQALLPLLLVVATEEADPHKQQEDYAAVCCLVQNFQLLAKSEAWRVRRHIPEWVYERERCKALGLRPLERIVAVLELGGDKSGPESRALPPEVRIELNSFVKTGPL
- the sufC gene encoding Fe-S cluster assembly ATPase SufC, which codes for MAAEFVIEGLKATIEGKEILKGINLQMKGGEIHAVMGPNGTGKSTLASALMGHPKYEVTEGTAVLEGEDLLEMAVDERARAGLFLGMQYPSEISGVTNSDFLRSAINSRREEGSEISLIRFIRLMEAKMKELDMNPEFLHRYLNEGFSGGEKKRNEILQMMMLDPKIVILDEIDSGLDIDALKIVADGVNSMRSPERAFLVITHYQRLLNYIKPDYVHVMMQGRIVKSGGPELAQRLEAEGYEWIKEELGIEDETVGQEA
- the sufD gene encoding Fe-S cluster assembly protein SufD, whose amino-acid sequence is MTTQTILPVDAQQLSAQSQSSGEPGWLKDGRLKALELAAELELPKLEKTRIDRWNINNYGAYKPSQSLAVLQEAPASIAGLIEGQEEGSLIIQRNSGAVYARLAPELAAQGVIFTDLQTAVREHGDLVQRYLHKAVLPEEHSIAALHAALWNGGVFLYVPKNVILETPLQAVLLTDDAEAAFVPHILIVADSNSSVTYVDNYVSDKSEAGLHNGAVEVFVGAGATVRYATVHQLGQDTTDITYRRAVVENDGSIEWIIGEMNYGDTASDTKSVLKGNGSSSDAKVIAVGSGSQKLSYTTQAQHFGRNTPSDMITRAVMRDSATSIINGITKIEKGATRADGQQTEKVLMLSPKARGDANPILLIDEDDVTAGHAASVGQVNYEQVYYLMSRGLSRHDAETLIIYGFLAPVVSQIPLEGLRNQLQSLVERKLGQ
- a CDS encoding cysteine desulfurase, whose product is MISSQIREQFPILNQEINGHPLVYLDSAATSQKPRQVIEALKSYYEWDNANVHRGVHTLGSRATDAYEGAREKLKNFINARSVKEIIFTRGTTTALNIVASSYGPSVLKEGDEIVITQMEHHSNFIPWQQLAKNTGATLKFLPLQKDGTITLEDAEQTITAQTKIVAIAYVSNVMGVTHPIKELAAIAHRNGAVIVVDGAQSTPHMKVDVQDLDCDFYALSGHKMLAPTGIGALYGKKALLEAMDPVEFGGEMIDDVGLYESTWKELPWKFEGGTPIIAGAVGLGAAIDFLQEVGMDEIHRHEMQLAAYAEQRLSEISDLTIYGPRNRQVGVVTFNLGDVHPHDVATVLDAEGVAVRAGHHCCQPLMRWLEVSSTARASFYLYNTEQDVDSLVQALIKAKEYFSYELG